The Planctomycetia bacterium genome includes the window CAAGGCCTTCGTCGGCCAACTTGTCGAGGACGATAATGCGCGGCATAGCGTTTACGATTTTAGGAGTTAAAGGAAGACGCGACGAATGCCGGAAAGCGTTCGCAAGCGTGCGACCGACGAAGGGCTGTCGGCCATGTTAGGCGAAACCCGAAGGATAGAGACCCACCGGAAAAGGGTCAAGGACGGTGCGACTCGCCGGGCGGAAATAGGCCGTGATTTCGGTCTTTCCGTGGCGATGCGGCCTCGCCGTTCGCAGGGGACAATCGCTACTAACGGACCGGATTGACCGGAGTCGTTACCGTGCGAGTGCCGTCGGGCGTGAAGGTTTGCATGCTCGCGTTGACGCTCGTGCGGAGCGAAGCGACTCGGGCCGCGACCTCGGGCTGCGATGCATTACGGAACAACGAACGTTGATAGTTCGCCAGGGCTTGCGTCATGTTCCCTTCCGACTCTTGCAACCGGCCGAGCGCGGCCAGCGCACGTGGATCGTAGGCGTCGATCGCGAGCGCCTGCTGCAAGTAGTCTTTCGCCCCTTGCTTATCGCCGAATTCTTCGCGGAGGCGAGCTAGCTCTACCTTAGCGCCTGCGTTCGTCGGATTCTGCGCATACCAACCTTCGAGCAGCTTCTGCGCTTTATCAGGCTGATTTTTGTCGACGAGCAATACGGCCAGCGCGCGGTAAGCATCTTGGTTGTTCGGATCGTAGTCGAGCGCTTTATTGTAAAGCGCTTCGGCCTGATTGAATTCGGTAGGGCTACGATTGACTTTGCCGACCTGATGGTACGCCGCCGCGAGATTGTAATACGCGTCGGAGTTCGTCGGGCTCTGTTGAATCGCCTGCTGAAACATAACGGCCGATTGTTGATACTGGCCGTTCTGAAAGAGTTGCACACCCTTAGCGTTCTTCCCTTGCGCCGTGTACTGGCAGCCGCTCAGGGCGCCTGCGCAAAGCAATGCCCAGCAAAGGCCCGAAAGAGGATGTGCTGCGCCTTTCGACGCAACCGCGCGTGGCGGCCTTGCGCATGTGCGGCAAGCGGCGGATGGTGTGCCCGGGCGAGTCATGGCAAGCCGGCCTTGGAAGAAGAAAGGCGATATGAAATGAGAGAATGCGGTTTGGGGCGGGAGATTAGCGAGAACTCCCGACGCCGACAAGAGCATTCCGACTGCCGGCAGAGCGTGCGTCGGCCGATCGAAAAGAGGGGCGCGCATCAGCACGGTACGGCATGATGCGAGCGGGGCTTTCTGCGCAAAAAACCGAGCGGCGTCGGAAGAAAATCCGTCGCCGCTCGGTTCGTATTGTCGTTTGGATATCGATCGCCGGAAAGCTTCGGCGCGATTATTCGGCGTCGTCGTCGCTCGGGATGCCGGCGACGTCGGGAGCGGCTTCCGGATTCAAAACCGGCAGCGCCGAGAGAGGCTTCACGTAGCCGAGGCCGCGAATCACTTCCAAGATTTCGCTGCAGGTCGGGAACATCCGGCCGTTCTTCCGTTTGTATTGGTCAAGGGCGTTCATGAACGCCACTTCGTCGTCGGAGTAATCTCGTTCGCAGGTGGTCGGGTCGATCTGACGGCGGCGGCTCACTTTTTCGCGGCGCTCGCCGGTGCGGCGCTCTACGGCGACCGGAGCAGATTGCTTACGGCGGTCGGCGCTCTTGCGGCGGCCGTCTTCTTGGTGCTGGTCAAGTAGGGCAATCGATTCGACGTTTTTCTTAGCCACGGTTTTTTACCCTTTTGCGATGAATCTTTGGGGAGAAAGATCCGGTTGCGAGTGCCACCTAATGGAGAAGTAGGGGGCTGTGGTAAAATATACACGCCAGTTAAGAGTTGGCGGTCCGAGCGCGAATTATCCCTAGATAAACTTTGCGGGCAACGGATCGTGCAGGTCGTAACGCTTACGCAGGTAATTCCGTTTCCACAGCGCAACCAGCCGCGCAACTCGCTTGCGGTTTCGCCGACGCAGGAATCAAAAAGAAGTCGACGTCCGGCAACGAACGCTCACTCCTGAGCTTCATGCACGATATCGGCGACCTCGCGCGGCGAACAATCTTCGAGCCGCTTGCCGCGGCGCGTGAGTTCTTCATTGATCTTCACGGCCGTCTCTTGCATGCGACCGTGCGTTTCTTCCGAGCCGCCGTAAAGCGTGAAGTTGTCGCCACGGGTCAACCGGGTATGACCATCTTCGTTGTCGAGCCCGACGCCGAGAATTTTCGCCTTAGCAGCGGCGGCGTCTTTCTTTGCTTTCGGTTTCAAAAGAGACCTCGAAATCGTGACGGGCTACCGCGCTGAATCCTCGGCGGTCGATGAACCTTCCCTGATGAATTATTTCGGCAGCGAACGAACGGTCAACATGGGCAAAACTGCGAAAATTCGGACGCAGTCGTTCCCCGTCCCACAATACTTTGAGTCTGAGGCGAAGTCTAAGCGTTCGCGGCTTTCAATACGTCGCGGGCCGTTTGCCGGGCAATTTTAAAGGCCGACGTCAGAATCTGGGCTCGGGCCTCCATTTGATCGGTCGAAAAGCTCCGGGCAGCCGTGTTTTCCGACAAACCGGCGATCGCGATCGTCAGCGGCATGAGATCCAAAAACTCCTTATAGCGACGCTTCAAAGCGTCTTCTTCGGGGGAAGACATGAGATAGCTCCACAACCCCGGGCAGCGACAGCCGGCGGGGCGGCGTTAGAAGTGAACGGAACGGCTGGAAATCGACCACCGTCTATTAGGCGCAGAGTTTATCCGCGACGCAAGTGCCGTTTGAGGGCTTCGGTCGCCGCCGTGCGCGGATCGATCCTGCCTGGGCTGTCAGCTGCCTGTTCTTCCGTCTTGCCCGTCGTCGTAGTGTCGCCGAGCGACATGAAATCAGCCGCCGAGACGATCGTTCGTGCGCCCGGGGATTCTTCCTGAGTGTCGCCGAGCGAGAGGTCGACATCATCCGGGAGGAGCCACTGCGAGACATCGTCGTGATGAACGTCGGTCCTGGTCGCTTGGGCCGTGCGCGAGGCCGCCTCTTCTATGCTATCGACTTTCGGTTTTTTCTTCCCCCCTAAGCTATGCGTAAGCTGCACCTCGAATTCCAAAGGCCCGATCTTCAATCGATCGCCGGTCTGCAATTCGACGGCACGATCGGTGGGAATGCGAATGCCGTTGACCCAGGTGCCGGTCCGGCTATTGAGATCGCGAACCGTCGCTCGGGAATCGGCTTGGGAAATTTCACAATGCCTGCGACTGATGTGCGCGCTCTTCGGCCGCAAGTTGCATTCATCGGCGCGGCCGATAAGAAAAAGCGGCGCGGCAACCGAAAGCTTTTGGCCGGCGCTGCCGCCGACTAAGATTTGTAGTTTGACATCCATAGTTCAAGCCGCATGAAGGGAGCCGAACGATCAAGTTCATCGTAGTCGGCGATCGGGTATGGGTCAAAATACCATAATTCGATGAGGCTCCCATGAGCATCACCTTCGTTTTGTCCAAGCATCGGAGCCGTATTTGTCGGCGGTATGCCGCTCGACGGCCGTAAGCTGCTCGGGCGAATAAGGATCGCAAGCACGCAACGGATAGAGAGTTCGGTTCCAAACGTCGATCCATGCCTCACGCAGCGCAGCACTTGAAAGGGGGGCGTGCGCCAGCTCTGCAATGCCGGGGAGTTCCGGCGCGGCCGATGATCGAGCAAGCAGAATGCTGCCATGCTGCAGCACCGCCCCGCGCCGTCGACGCTGCGCGCTACCGCAGATCTTGGACCCCTCGAGCAGCACGTCTCCCACGGCGCGGCGCTCGAAACAGAGAAACGGCTCCCCGCCGAGTTGCACAAGTGCCTGTTTGTTCAAGACGGCGGAGATTCCGAACCCGGCGAGCGTCGTCAGCAGCGAGCCATGGATCCGGCGATAAAGCGTCTCGGCGTCGGCAGCCAACGGGTGCTTCGTCGGCAGGCTGATCGAGTAAGTGAGCTCCCGATCATGCAAGATCGCCCCGCCGCCGCTCGAGCGCCGCACCAATTGCGTATCCCGACTCGCGACGTGCCCCGTTCGGTCGGCGGCGTTTTGAAAGTAGCCGAGCGAGAGCGTAGCGGGGGACCATTCGTAGAAGCGAAGCGTCGCGATGTCTTGCTCCGCCGCGCGCTCCATAAGCATCTCGTCGATGCCCATGTTCCATGCCCCGGCGGCCGGCGGATCGACGATCAGCTCCAGCGGGTTTAACGTCGGATCGCGGGTCGTAGTCACAGCGGCCAAGAAGTGGTCGGTTGTCGAGCGGCTTTCACTTCATCCGGCCGGCTGATCGGGGTCGTGTGCGGAGCGGAGTGCAGAAGTTCGGCCGGCTCTTCCGTGATGCGCCGCAGCGCATCGGCGAAAGCGTCGAGCGTTTCCTTGCTTTCGGTTTCCGTCGGCTCGATCATCATCGATTCCTTCACCGTGATCGGGAAGTACACCGTCGGTGCGTGGAAACCGTAGTCGAGCAGACGCTTGGCGATATCCATTGCCGACACCCCCTTCTCTGCCTTCATCTTCGCCGCCGTGGCGACGAACTCGTGCATGCAACGATCTCCCTGCCCGACCGGAAAGAGATCCTTAACGCGACTCAACAAGTAGTTCGCATTGAGCACGGCGTTCTCGCTCACTTCGCGCAACCCCTTCGGTCCGTACGAGCGGATGTAGCAATACGCTCGGACGAGTACGCCCGTGTTCCCGAAGAAGCTTCGGACGCGGCCGATCGATTTCGGCCGATCGTAGTCGAGCCGATAGCGCACGCCGTCGAACGCGACGATCGGTGCGGGAAGGAACGGCGCGAGCATCGCCCGAACCGCGATTGGTCCGGCCCCCGGCCCGCCGCCGCCGTGCGGCCCGCTGAAAGTCTTGTGCGGATTGTAGTGCATCATGTCGGCGCCGAAGTCGCCGGGGCGCGCGATCCCGAGAATCGCGTTCATGTTCGCGCCGTCGAGATAGAGCAGCCCGCCGACGGCATGCACCATGTCGGCGATCCGCCGAATGTTCTTCTCGAACATCCCGAGCGTGTTCGGGTTCGTAATCATAAACACGGCCGTTTCGTCGTCGAGCTTCGCGCGCAAGTCTTCGAGGTCGACATAGCCGTCGGACGTGCTTTTCACCGTGACGGCATCGAAGCCCGCGACCGCGGCGCTGGCGGGGTTGGTACCGTGTGCGCTATCGGGCGCGAGCACCTTGCGACGCGGGCGACTCCCTTCACGAGCACTCTGCTCGCGGAAGTAGGCCGCGGCACACATCAGCGCCGTGAGTTCACCATGCGCTCCGGCCGCCGGCTGTAACGAGACGGCGTCGAGGCCTGCGATCTCGGCGAGCATGTGCTGCAACTCGAAGAGCAACTGCAACATCCCTTGCAACGACGATTCCGATTGATACGGATGCAGTTCGAGCATGCCCGGCAACGACGCTAGTCGCTCGTTGCGTTTCGGGTTGTACTTCATCGTACAACTGCCGAGCGGATAGAAGTGCGTGTCGACCGACATATTCAATTGCGAAAGGCAAGTGAAATGACGCACGACATCCGGCTCGGCGACTTCCGGCAATGCCGGAGAGGATGTCGCACGCGCCGGACCAGGCAAGATCTCGTCGAGCGAAACGTAAGGAACGTCGCTCGGCGGCAGCAACGCTCCGCGACGTCCCGGCTGCGAGAGTTCGAACAACGGCATTACGGCGCGGGCATTACGCATGGTCGGCAGTCGTCCCGATCGGAGCGGAGGAACGGTTTACGTCGGTCTTCGACGGGAGGGAGTTGAGCAAGGCGACAAGCCCGTCGATCTCTTCCTTCGTCCGTTTCTCGGTGACGCAAACCAAAAAGCAATCGGCAAGTTCCGGATACCAACGACCGAGCGCGATCCCCGCGAAATAACCTCGCGCTTCGGCCTGAGCTAAGAGAGCTTCGACGTCGTCGGCGACATCGCGGACGACGAACTCCTTGAACGTCGGCGAAGCGAACGGAACGGAGAACCGCGAACCGACGCCGAACGCGCTGCGTGCGTAATGCGCTTTCCGCGCGCAAAGCTCGGCCGTTTCATGCAGCCCTTGCGGACCGAGCAGAGCGAGATAGATCGTCGCACGGAGCGCGAAGAGCCCTTGGTTGGTGCAGATGTTGCTCGTCGCTTTCTCGCGGCGAATGTGTTGCTCGCGCGTTTGCAACGTAAGCACCCAGCAGCGTTTCCCATGGCGATCGACGGTTTGCCCCGCGATTCGGCCCGGCATTCGACGAACGAATTCGTTCTTACAAGCGATGATGCCGAGATAGGGGCCGCCGTAATGGAGCGGATTTCCGAGCGATTGTCCTTCGGCCGTGACGATGTCGGCACCGTAGTCGCCCGGCCGCTTCAACATGCCGAGGCTGATCGGATCGACCGAGACGGCGAACATCGCGCCGGCCGCATGCGCTACGCGTCCGATCGCTTCGACATCTTCCAGGCAGCCGAAGAAGTTCGGCTGCTGCACGAACACGCAGGCGGTCTCGTCGTTGCATGCCGCGGCGACTTCGTCCGCCGATACCGTTCCGCCGGCGGCTCCGACGGTGACGAGTTGTACGTTGAGGCATGCCAAGTACGTTTGCAATGTTTGACGATATTCCGGATGCACGCTTCCGGCGATGACGACGCGCCCTCGCCGGCCGGTCGCTTCGAGGCACATGAGCGCCGCTTCCGTCGCGGCGGTGCCGCCGTCGTAGAGGCTCGCGTTGGCGACATCCATGCCCGTGAGCCGTGTGACGAACGATTGATACTCGAAGGTGACGGTCAGATTTCCCTGGCTCACCTCGGGCTGGTACGGCGTATACGAAGTGAAGAATTCACCGCGTCCGGCGATCGCATCGACCGCGGCCGGGATGAAGTGGTCGTAGCTGCCGCCGCCGAGAAAACAGGGCTTCGCCGAACAAGGAGTGTTCAGCGCCGCGAGCTTCGAGATGTGGGCCGTCAACTCGATCTCGCTCAAGGCCGGCGGAATATCGAGCTCGCGCCCGAGTTGCAGTTCGCGCGGCACCAGTTGATCGAAGAGTTCTTCGAGCGACCCGGCGCCGATCGCAGCCAGCATCGCTCGCCGGTCTTCATCAGTATTGAACAAATAACTCATGCAAGCTCGCTCGAATTTCCCGACCCCCGACGCCCGACCCCCGCCCCCTTCTTCTAGTGCCCTTCTTCGGCACATTGCTTCCGGTACTCGTCGTAACTCATCAAGCCGGCGAAGTGCTGCGACTCGACGTAGGTGATCTTCAACAGCCATCCTTCGCCGTACGGATCGCTCTTTAGCAAGTCGAGATGATCGGAGAGTTCCGCATGCACGGCGGTCACCTCGCCGTCGACAGGGCTATAGAGATCGCTCACCGCTTTGACGGATTCGATCTCGCCGAACGGGCTGCCGAGCTTCAGCTTCGTTCCCACTTTCGGCAACTCGACGTAAACCAAATCGGTGAGGGCTTCGAGCGCGAACGCCGAGATTCCCACGGTCGCCGTTTGCGTCGTGCCGTCGAGATGGACCCACTCGTGAGTCTTGCTGAATTTGAGATCTTCGGGTCGCATAAAGGTCCGTCGTGTTTGCGAGAGGAGATGGAAGAGTTCACATCGAAACGTGCAAGAGATTAACGCATAGAAGATTATTGTCCGCGCCGATAAAACGGCAGCGGCACGACGCGGCAAGGCTCTCCTTTGCCCCGAATGTCGACGGTGAGTTCCGTGCCGATATGCGCCTGTTCGTGTGCGATGTAAGCCATCGCGATCGGCTGATTGAACGTCGGCGAGAAAGTGCCGCTCGTCACTCGGCCGACGACATCCGCACCGCTGAGCACATGGAACCCTTCGCGCGGCACTCGCTTTCCATCGAATGAGAGCCCGACGCGCCGCGGCAGCGACGTATCGCCGGCGAGAGGCAGCAGGGCTTTATGTCCGGGAAAGTCGCGATGTTGCGCTTCGACGATCAACTCCCAGCCGTCTTCGCCGGTGTAGCCCGTGCGGCTGACGATCGCCGCCGCTCCAGGTCCGTCGTTGCCGCTCCGAATGCGCGCCTCGACGCATTGATAGTAGCGCATCATTTCCAGCGGAGTCGCCATCCGATGCAGCGTGATCAGCGGTTGCACCAGCTTTAAGGCACGCGGACCTTGCACGGCGATCATCGCCCACTCGTGGGTCGCATCCGTCATCCGAATGCGGTCGTTGCCGTGCAGGCGGGGCTCGATCCAGTCGACGATCTTCCGCCGATTGCTCGCATTGACGACGAGCAAGTGATAGGTCCTGCCGCTTTCGTTTTGCAAGCGATAGACAAGTATGTCGTCGAGAATGCCGCCGGAGTCGTTCGTGACGAGCGAGTAGCGAACTTGGCCCGTCTTCATATCGCCGACGCGGCGCGTGAGCAACGAATCGAGAAACTCCGTGGTGTCGGTTCCGTCGTCGGCCGCACCCTCGAAGCGGAGTCGGCCCATGTGCGAGACGTCGAACAGGCCGGCGGCTTGACGAACGGCCGTATGCTCGGCGGCGATCGAGGCGTATTGCACCGGCATCGACCAACCGGCGAAGTCGACCATCCGGCCGCCATGCGCGGCATGCCAAGCGTGAAGCGGCGTCCCTGCTAACGATTCGGTCATCGAAGCCTTCCGTATGCGACAGTCGGCGGCAAAGTGCTATGGGGGCGTGCCGCCTGCCGGCCGTGTGGCTATTCTATCGCTCGTCGTCCAGGATTCCAGTCGTTCCCCGATTGCGTGGAATAGGCGCACTCGAATCTCGCAATTTTCCGATCGACTACCGCTTGCGACGTTTGCTTTCCTTGCTTGCGGGGCGAATCGAGTTCTTTCGCTCGGCTCCCTTCTCGAAGCGGTTTTTTTCCAGTCCGTGTTTGCCGACGACCCCTTCGCCGTGCTTCGCGACTTTCGCGCGCCCGAGTCGATCGACGATGCGAAAATCGAGTTCGCGGCGATCGACGTCGATATGCGCGATCGTCACGCGGATGCGATCGCCGAGCCGAAACGCGTTGCCCGCGCGCCGGCCGGTGAGGCTGTGCGTCGGACGATCGTAATGATAGATGTCGTCGGCGAGCGTGCTCGCATGGATCATCCCCTCGGCCGGAATCTCACGACCTTGCGCGAAGAGCCCGAATTCTTCGACGCCGGTCACGACCGCTTCCATCTCTTCGCCGATCTTGTCGCTCAGGTAAG containing:
- a CDS encoding tetratricopeptide repeat protein; this translates as MQLFQNGQYQQSAVMFQQAIQQSPTNSDAYYNLAAAYHQVGKVNRSPTEFNQAEALYNKALDYDPNNQDAYRALAVLLVDKNQPDKAQKLLEGWYAQNPTNAGAKVELARLREEFGDKQGAKDYLQQALAIDAYDPRALAALGRLQESEGNMTQALANYQRSLFRNASQPEVAARVASLRTSVNASMQTFTPDGTRTVTTPVNPVR
- a CDS encoding FHA domain-containing protein; amino-acid sequence: MDVKLQILVGGSAGQKLSVAAPLFLIGRADECNLRPKSAHISRRHCEISQADSRATVRDLNSRTGTWVNGIRIPTDRAVELQTGDRLKIGPLEFEVQLTHSLGGKKKPKVDSIEEAASRTAQATRTDVHHDDVSQWLLPDDVDLSLGDTQEESPGARTIVSAADFMSLGDTTTTGKTEEQAADSPGRIDPRTAATEALKRHLRRG
- a CDS encoding lipoate--protein ligase — protein: MAAVTTTRDPTLNPLELIVDPPAAGAWNMGIDEMLMERAAEQDIATLRFYEWSPATLSLGYFQNAADRTGHVASRDTQLVRRSSGGGAILHDRELTYSISLPTKHPLAADAETLYRRIHGSLLTTLAGFGISAVLNKQALVQLGGEPFLCFERRAVGDVLLEGSKICGSAQRRRRGAVLQHGSILLARSSAAPELPGIAELAHAPLSSAALREAWIDVWNRTLYPLRACDPYSPEQLTAVERHTADKYGSDAWTKRR
- the gcvPB gene encoding aminomethyl-transferring glycine dehydrogenase subunit GcvPB yields the protein MRNARAVMPLFELSQPGRRGALLPPSDVPYVSLDEILPGPARATSSPALPEVAEPDVVRHFTCLSQLNMSVDTHFYPLGSCTMKYNPKRNERLASLPGMLELHPYQSESSLQGMLQLLFELQHMLAEIAGLDAVSLQPAAGAHGELTALMCAAAYFREQSAREGSRPRRKVLAPDSAHGTNPASAAVAGFDAVTVKSTSDGYVDLEDLRAKLDDETAVFMITNPNTLGMFEKNIRRIADMVHAVGGLLYLDGANMNAILGIARPGDFGADMMHYNPHKTFSGPHGGGGPGAGPIAVRAMLAPFLPAPIVAFDGVRYRLDYDRPKSIGRVRSFFGNTGVLVRAYCYIRSYGPKGLREVSENAVLNANYLLSRVKDLFPVGQGDRCMHEFVATAAKMKAEKGVSAMDIAKRLLDYGFHAPTVYFPITVKESMMIEPTETESKETLDAFADALRRITEEPAELLHSAPHTTPISRPDEVKAARQPTTSWPL
- the gcvPA gene encoding aminomethyl-transferring glycine dehydrogenase subunit GcvPA gives rise to the protein MSYLFNTDEDRRAMLAAIGAGSLEELFDQLVPRELQLGRELDIPPALSEIELTAHISKLAALNTPCSAKPCFLGGGSYDHFIPAAVDAIAGRGEFFTSYTPYQPEVSQGNLTVTFEYQSFVTRLTGMDVANASLYDGGTAATEAALMCLEATGRRGRVVIAGSVHPEYRQTLQTYLACLNVQLVTVGAAGGTVSADEVAAACNDETACVFVQQPNFFGCLEDVEAIGRVAHAAGAMFAVSVDPISLGMLKRPGDYGADIVTAEGQSLGNPLHYGGPYLGIIACKNEFVRRMPGRIAGQTVDRHGKRCWVLTLQTREQHIRREKATSNICTNQGLFALRATIYLALLGPQGLHETAELCARKAHYARSAFGVGSRFSVPFASPTFKEFVVRDVADDVEALLAQAEARGYFAGIALGRWYPELADCFLVCVTEKRTKEEIDGLVALLNSLPSKTDVNRSSAPIGTTADHA
- the gcvH gene encoding glycine cleavage system protein GcvH, with product MRPEDLKFSKTHEWVHLDGTTQTATVGISAFALEALTDLVYVELPKVGTKLKLGSPFGEIESVKAVSDLYSPVDGEVTAVHAELSDHLDLLKSDPYGEGWLLKITYVESQHFAGLMSYDEYRKQCAEEGH
- a CDS encoding glycine cleavage system protein T; the encoded protein is MTESLAGTPLHAWHAAHGGRMVDFAGWSMPVQYASIAAEHTAVRQAAGLFDVSHMGRLRFEGAADDGTDTTEFLDSLLTRRVGDMKTGQVRYSLVTNDSGGILDDILVYRLQNESGRTYHLLVVNASNRRKIVDWIEPRLHGNDRIRMTDATHEWAMIAVQGPRALKLVQPLITLHRMATPLEMMRYYQCVEARIRSGNDGPGAAAIVSRTGYTGEDGWELIVEAQHRDFPGHKALLPLAGDTSLPRRVGLSFDGKRVPREGFHVLSGADVVGRVTSGTFSPTFNQPIAMAYIAHEQAHIGTELTVDIRGKGEPCRVVPLPFYRRGQ